One genomic segment of Theobroma cacao cultivar B97-61/B2 chromosome 6, Criollo_cocoa_genome_V2, whole genome shotgun sequence includes these proteins:
- the LOC18595497 gene encoding AP2-like ethylene-responsive transcription factor At1g16060, producing MAKISQKTQKNSTDHENGTTATVAKPTTKVKRTRKSVPRDCPPQRSSVYRGVTRHRWTGRYEAHLWDKNCWNESQNKKGRQVYLGAYDDEEAAAHAYDLAALKYWGQDTILNFPVSTYENELKEMEGQSKEEYIGSLRRKSSGFSRGVSKYRGVARHHHNGRWEARIGRVFGNKYLYLGTYATQEEAATAYDMAAIEYRGLNAVTNFDLSRYIKWIRPNHQSNPNNSENPQQILNGDTNSTPSPNHDNIGIGFSIQPQSYSTSETSMTTPPRLDGEGGGGGGGNDNSASASSALGLLLQSSKFKEMLEQTSATNCPSTPPERDLPRRSFPDDIQTYFDCQDSSSYTEGDDIIFGHLNPFATPMFHCELDG from the exons ATGGCGAAAATCTCACAGAAAACCCAGAAGAACAGTACTGATCATGAAAACGGTACTACTGCTACTGTTGCAAAGCCTACAACCAAAGTGAAACGGACTCGCAAAAGTGTTCCCCGTGACTGTCCTCCCCAACGCAGCTCGGTTTATAGAGGTGTTACAAG GCACCGATGGACAGGGCGGTATGAAGCTCATTTGTGGGATAAGAATTGCTGGAACGAGTCACAGAACAAAAAAGGAAGACAAG TATATCTAG GTGCTTATGACGATGAAGAAGCGGCAGCACATGCCTATGACTTGGCAGCATTGAAGTACTGGGGACAGGACACTATCCTTAATTTCCCA GTATCAACTTATGAAAATGAGCTCAAGGAAATGGAGGGTCAATCAAAAGAAGAATATATCGGATCTTTGAGGAG GAAAAGCAGTGGTTTTTCTCGTGGAGTGTCAAAGTATAGAGGCGTTGCCAG GCACCACCACAATGGAAGATGGGAAGCACGAATTGGCAGAGTATTTGGCAACAAATATCTTTACCTTGGAACATACG ctaCTCAAGAGGAAGCAGCTACTGCATATGACATGGCAGCCATAGAGTACCGAGGACTCAATGCAGTCACAAACTTTGACCTTAGCCGATACATCAAATGGATACGTCCAAATCACCAAAGTAACCCTAACAACTCGGAAAACCCTCAACAAATCCTTAATGGTGACACCAATTCAACCCCAAGCCCTAACCATGACAATATTGGAATAGGGTTTTCCATCCAACCTCAAAGCTATAGTACTAGTGAAACCTCGATGACGACTCCACCGCGACTCGATGGCGAAGGTGGTGGTGGCGGTGGCGGTAATGATAACAGTGCCTCAGCATCATCAGCACTAGGGCTTTTGttacaatcatcaaaatttaagGAAATGCTAGAGCAAACCTCGGCCACTAATTGTCCATCAACACCACCGGAGCGGGATCTACCTCGTCGAAGCTTTCCGGACGACATTCAAACCTACTTCGATTGTCAAGATTCTAGCAGCTACACTGAAGGtgatgatattatttttggCCACCTAAATCCATTCGCAACACCAATGTTTCATTGTGAACTTGATGGTTAA
- the LOC18595498 gene encoding tubby-like protein 8 — protein MSDFKEPLVQRQASYTSPYVNPLTDLKHSRSCSEGNHATFTDNKENVFFGVGKENAAPTTNNGSSSSSSSVAKRITHLKSLSTIGTFDASKEVSSYKSLSTGKVLKESSLQFCMQMNEPDKALGCKLWDPIDSENSNSLNIWDYSDSEAAPASSWSTLPNRALLCRPLPLDIGRCTCVIVKESSPEGLAGGTLYSLYTNEGQGRQDRKLAVAYHKRQNGKSMFSIAQNTKGILSNSDDSYIGLMTANLIGSKYNIWDQAGRTKSFNKQSNPLLGVITFMPTIVTWTGNYRSMKVYIPKHQSMQMKNVTQMQHISGLPKDWEGKMDKIHKLFSRIPRYNNMLKKYELDFRDRGRAGLRIQSSVKNFQLTFEENGRQTILQLGRVDRYKYVMDFRYPLTGYQAFCICLASIDSKLCCAM, from the exons ATGAGTGATTTCAAGGAACCTTTAGTTCAGCGTCAAGCTTCATACACTTCTCCTTATGTCAACCCTCTCACTGACCTCAAACACAGCCGCAGCTGCAGTGAAGGGAACCATGCAACCTTTACAGACaacaaagaaaatgttttctttGGTGTTGGCAAAGAAAATGCAGCTCCTACAACAAATAATGGGTCGTCgtcatcatcttcttcagtGGCCAAAAGGATCACTCATTTGAAATCTTTGTCAACTATTGGTACTTTTGATGCTTCCAAAGAAGTTTCAAGTTACAAGTCTTTGTCTACCGGGAAGGTCTTGAAAGAGTCATCCCTTCAGTTCTGTATGCAAATGAATGAGCCTGACAAGGCTCTTGGGTGCAAGTTATGGGACCCCATTGATTCAGAGAATTCTAATTCTTTGAACATTTGGGATTATTCAGATTCTGAGGCTGCCCCAGCTTCTTCTTGGTCTACATTGCCTAACAG GGCCTTGTTGTGCAGGCCGTTGCCGCTGGACATAGGCAGATGTACTTGTGTTATTGTGAAGGAATCCTCACCAGAAGGATTGGCGGGTGGTACTCTGTATTCACTTTATACCAAT GAAGGTCAAGGAAGACAGGATCGGAAACTAGCAGTAGCTTATCACAAGCGACAGAATGGGAAATCAATGTTCTCCATAGCTCAGAATACAAAAGGGATACTGTCTAATTCTGATGATAGTTACATTGGACTCATGACAGCTAACCTCATCGGATCAAAATACAATATATGGGATCAG GCTGGTCGCACCAAGTCGTTCAACAAACAGTCTAATCCTCTCCTGGGTGTCATAAC GTTCATGCCAACCATAGTCACCTGGACTGGAAATTACCGAAGCATGAAGGTGTATATACCTAAGCACCAATCAATGCAGATGAAGAATGTGACTCAG ATGCAACATATTAGTGGACTACCTAAGGACTGGGAGGGGAAAATGGATAAAATTCACAAGTTATTCTCAAGGATTCCTCGTTACAACAAC ATGCTGAAAAAATATGAGTTAGACTTCAGAGATAGGGGAAGAGCTGGACTCAGAATACAAAGCTCAGTAAAGAATTTTCAGCTGACATTTGAG GAGAATGGAAGGCAAACAATTCTGCAGCTTGGCAGGGTGGACAGATACAAGTATGTTATGGATTTCAG ATATCCATTGACAGGCTACCAAGCATTCTGTATTTGCTTGGCTTCAATTGATTCAAAGCTTTGTTGCGCAATGTAA